In Desulfobulbaceae bacterium, the following are encoded in one genomic region:
- a CDS encoding methyltransferase domain-containing protein has protein sequence MRQPEVIIPTYGNNLFYKYSGALILIANKLKHEIEGYKTPRTFPIKQFGRAADYDIKVVKHWLEWLSFYANKKTNLSGKQVLELGPGADLGVGLYLLFIGADRYNAIDIHNLVNTVPDGLYSELFKKIRSLALAEDVVDINFLREQLAKTKAGTPDKLNYVHSAKFDFSTFQEHSIDLVVSQAAFEHFEDMDQTFHDLERIVKSGSQLVSVIDLKTHTRWIRDKDPLNIYRYNDFFYNLCRFKGSPNRLRPRDYKNIATRYGWKDIVIYPELVLDKDYVKYVKNSLSTQFNNDSSQMEYLSVVLCATKR, from the coding sequence ATGAGGCAACCAGAAGTTATAATTCCCACATACGGCAACAATTTATTTTATAAATACTCTGGGGCATTGATCCTTATAGCCAACAAGTTGAAGCATGAAATAGAGGGCTATAAAACCCCACGAACTTTTCCGATAAAACAGTTTGGAAGAGCGGCTGATTATGACATCAAGGTTGTGAAGCACTGGCTGGAATGGCTATCTTTTTATGCAAATAAGAAAACCAACCTGAGCGGCAAACAAGTTCTTGAACTTGGTCCTGGGGCGGATCTCGGAGTGGGCTTGTACCTCTTGTTTATCGGGGCGGATAGGTACAATGCCATAGATATACATAATCTGGTTAATACTGTTCCGGATGGGTTGTATTCGGAGCTTTTTAAAAAAATACGCTCATTGGCCCTGGCTGAGGATGTGGTTGATATCAATTTTCTCAGGGAGCAGCTTGCCAAAACAAAAGCAGGCACCCCGGACAAATTAAACTATGTGCATTCGGCAAAATTTGATTTTAGCACCTTTCAGGAACACTCTATTGACCTTGTCGTCAGTCAGGCCGCCTTCGAACATTTTGAAGATATGGACCAGACGTTCCATGACCTGGAAAGAATAGTAAAAAGCGGATCACAACTTGTTTCTGTTATTGACTTGAAAACTCACACCAGATGGATTCGGGACAAAGATCCCTTGAATATCTACAGATACAATGATTTTTTCTATAACCTCTGCCGGTTCAAAGGATCTCCCAATCGTCTGAGGCCACGTGACTATAAAAATATTGCCACACGCTATGGGTGGAAAGACATCGTAATATACCCCGAGTTAGTGCTCGATAAAGATTATGTCAAATACGTAAAAAATAGCCTTTCAACACAATTTAATAATGACTCCTCGCAAATGGAATACCTGTCGGTTGTACTCTGTGCAACAAAACGATAA